The Synergistaceae bacterium genome includes the window GTTACGGAGTTAATCCGAATTCTGAAATCGCGTTAAATTCTCATCCTTGAGGCTTTATTGCTGAGGTGGGGATTCTCCAGACCCCGCTTCAGTGCAGCCTTGTTTTACTTGAATCGTCCTTACCTTTCCGGGACGGTTTTATTATACACTATTTTATTTGCTATTTATGCTAATATATTCTATAAATCAATAAATCAATAATTTATTTATATAGTCAGGAGGGCAAATTATATCATGATGAAATATTTGCAAAACATTGGGCGTTCGTTAATGCTGCCTGTTGCGTGTTTACCTGCTGCGGGGATTCTTTACGGCGTTGGCTACTGGATTGATCCGGCCGGCTGGGGAGCTAATAGTCTTGCTGCTGCGTTCTGTATTAAAGCTGCGTCGGCTATAATTGATCAAATTCCTGTTTTATTCGCAATCGGAGTATCAATCGGAATGGCTTCGGATAAAGACGGGACTGCGGCACTTAGCGGGCTTGTTTCGTGGCTCATGATTACGACTCTATTATCGACTAATGCAATTGCTATGTATATGGGAGTCGAGGCTTCACAAGTTCCTGCGGCATTCGGGAAGATTCAGAATGCTTTTATCGGGATTCTTGCGGGCTTAATCGGTGCGGGCTGCTATAACTCTTTCAAGGATACACAAATGCCGGACTTTCTTGCGTTTTTCAGCGGCCGCCGTTGTGTTGCGATAATCACTGCTGTAGCGTCAATTATTACGTCTATAATTCTTTATTATTTATGGCCATTGCTTTATAACGCGTTAATAAATTTCGGCGAGTCAATTATAAATCTCGGTCCGCTCGGTGCAGGAATTTACGCGATGTTGAACAGGGCATTAATACCGCTTGGCCTCCATCATGCATTAAATGCTGTCTTCTGGTTCGACACGGCGGGAATAAATGACTTAAGCAATTTCTGGGCAGGAACGGGGACTCTCGGCGTTACAGGAATGTATATGACTGGATTCTTCCCTGTTATGATGTTCGGACTTGTTGCCGGAGCTTATGCAATGTACAGAGCCGCTAAACCCGCAAAAAAGAAAATCGCAGCAAGTTTATTAATGGCCGGTGCCTTT containing:
- a CDS encoding PTS transporter subunit EIIC, which encodes MMKYLQNIGRSLMLPVACLPAAGILYGVGYWIDPAGWGANSLAAAFCIKAASAIIDQIPVLFAIGVSIGMASDKDGTAALSGLVSWLMITTLLSTNAIAMYMGVEASQVPAAFGKIQNAFIGILAGLIGAGCYNSFKDTQMPDFLAFFSGRRCVAIITAVASIITSIILYYLWPLLYNALINFGESIINLGPLGAGIYAMLNRALIPLGLHHALNAVFWFDTAGINDLSNFWAGTGTLGVTGMYMTGFFPVMMFGLVAGAYAMYRAAKPAKKKIAASLLMAGAFASFFTGITEPIEFAFMFLAPGLYLIHALLTGISAIVCAYLPVRCGFNFSAGMIDYILSFKAPMAVNPLLIIPIGLVFGVIYYFVFAWTINKFDLKTPGREDDEESSAKKVKLSNNNFTEMARGILEGLGGFENLQEYDYCATRIRVTVNDNSKIDENKLKSSGALGVFRPSEKNIQVVIGTKVQFVFDELKKLAGK